GCAAACAAAGAAATAAAACTTTGGGATCAATTATCGTCTATATTTTCAGTAAAAAAGAAACCACTAAAAACGGTATATAAATCACCTAAAAAAACAACTAATTCAGTAAAAAAAACTTCCTTAAACCAACAACAAATAGACCATATTTTAGATAAAATTAGTAAATCTGGGTATGATACATTAACAAAAGCAGAGAAAGAGTTTTTATTTAAACAAGGAAGAAAATAACATGAAAAATTTATCCCCCATAGATAAGATGTTATACATCATAAACTCAATATTAGCAGCGCTTTTATTGTTGTCTTATATACTTCAATTAATATCACCTGCTACAATTCCTGTTTTTGCTGTTTTAAGTCTTTTTGTTCCTTTTTTAATGATTATCAATCTCATTTTTGGTGTTTATTGGTTAATTAAATTAAAAAAACAATTTCTATTATCTATTTCTGTATTAGTAATTGGCTATATCTTTTCAACTCCTTTTTATAAAATTTACGGTAATAATTCTTCTTTTAATAACGATTTAAAAGTGATGAGTTATAATGTAAAAAGCTTTGATTTGTTTCATAAAAAGAAAGAATCTAAAACGCCAGATGGTTATAAATTTATAGCTTCTAAAGCCCCAGATGTTCTTGCCGTACAAGAATATTATCACAGTAAAAAAAACAAATTAAATTATCCTCATAAATTTATAAAATATCGACCTAAAAGCAATAAATACGGAATGGCTATTTATTCTAAATATAAGATTATAAACTCTGGTTCTTTAGATTTAAAAAGCGTAGGTAATAATATTATTTTTGCTGATATTTTAAAAGAAAAAGACACCATTAGAATTTATAATGTTCACTTAGAATCTTTAAGAATAAAACCAGGTGAAGAAAATTTTGGGCAAGAAAATTCTGAAAAACTAATAGAGAGAATTAGTAGTTCTTTTAAAACTCAGGCAGAACAAACTGTACAATTTTTAGCACATGAAAAGCAATGGAAAGGAAAAAAAATAGTTTGTGGAGATTTTAATAACACCAGTTATTCTTGGGTATATCATCAAATATCAAAAAACAAAAAAGATGCTTTTATAGAATCTGGTAAAGGTTTTGGTAAATCTTTTAACTACTGGTTTCCTATGCGAATAGACTTTATTTTAACAGATGAGGATGCTATAATTAATAAATTTTCTACATTTTCAGAAAAATACTCAGACCACTTTCCTGTTCTTGCAAAAATTAATTGGTAAGTTTATTAGTAACTTCTTTTTTTTATAATTCGATGAACTTTCTGTTCTATCTTTTTCTTTAACAAACCAGCCATCGCTAAAAAGAAACCTTTATACTTTGCTGCTCTTAGAGCATAATGACTAAATTTTAAAAGTCTACCAAACTCTTTTTGTAAATCTTCATCGTATTTTTTTAATGAAGCTTCAGAAAAACCATCCTTATTTAAACATCTTTCTATATTTTTTGCTGCAATTATGCCAGACATCATACCAGTACCAATGCCTTCTTTGTAAAAAGCATTTGCCAAACCTGCAGCATCTCCTACTAATAAAAATCGTTCTCCAGTTATTTTATGATTTCCAAAATGAAACGGAATAGACCACCCTCTCCAATTACCTATTTTGGTAGCGTTTTTAAATTTATTTTTTACCTTTTTGTGGTTTTTTATAATATTTTGAATTTCATCAACTAAATTGACCCCATATTTTTTAATATGATCTGCACGCCCTCCCAAACTAATATTTACTTGTCCGTCAGATAAAGGAAAAACATAAAAAAATAAAAGCATTTTTTTATAAATCATACGTACTTCTGCTGCGTTACCTATAGGCAAATCTATTACATCTTTAAAATAAGCACTTACAAAAGTTGACGCATGTTTTTTATCTATTTTATTATTAGCTAATTTACTAGCAACAATAGATTTGGCACCATCTGCCCCAACTACAAATTTTGATAGGATTTCTTTGCCATTTTTTAATTTGATAAAAACCCCCTCTGCTTCGTCCCTAATTTCTTTAACTCCGCTTCCAAAATGCTGGTTGGCATAGGTTTCTGATAAGTGACTTACCAAAAATTGATCAAAATCGATACGTTTTGCATACGAAATAATCATATCTCTATCATCCGTTTCTTTAAATTCTATTTTAGAGCGATTGTTTAAATGCAGCGTAATTTTTTTGCTATGTATAAACTTTGGATGTTTTAAAAAACTAGCAAATAAATCGTCTCCCAAAATTTTCATCGCCTTGTAGGCGTATAAAATTAAGCCATCTCCACAAGTTTTATCTCTCGGAAAATTAGATTTATCAATAATATAATGCGGAATTTTTAACTTAGATAATTGTATAGAAGTGGCAGTACCAGAAGGTCCTGCGCCAATAATACAAACAGTTGTTTTTTCAATTTTATTCATAGCAACAAAAGAGCAATATAAAAAATATTTTAAGGCAACTTTATATTTAAAGGCTATAATTTTAATCTATATTTTGTTTCTGCTTGGTTTTTATCATTCTTTAATTTATCAACAATAACAAAGTTGTTTTTTTCTAATATTTTTGCTGATGCTAAATTTTCATCAACCACATAAGCTATAATTTCGGTCTTTTTTAGATGCTTACAATAAGAAATTAAACCTTTACAAATTTCAGATCCAAAACCTAAGTTCCAATATTTTTCTAAAAAACGATAACCAATTTCATCATCTAAGTTATCTTTTACCAAAGCTACAGTTCCTATAAATTTTTGATCTTTTTTTTGTTCAATTGCATAAATCCAAAAATCGTTATTAGGCTGTTTATATTTACAAATTAGTTCTTTTAATTCTTTAAAATGTTCCTCTAAAGTTTTAATATCACCTTTGGCAAACTTCATTACATTAGGGTTGCTTTGCATTTTATGAAACAATTTTAAATCACTTAAAAATAGCTTTCTAACAATTAACCTTTCTGTTCTAAAAATCATCAATAATATTGTAAATTTGCAGTCCTTAAATATACAAGAATGAATGCAGAAAAAAAAGTAGCCTTTTATACTTTAGGATGCAAGTTAAATTTTTCAGAAACTTCTACTATTGCTCGTAATTTTGTAAGCGAAGGGTTTAAACGTGTGGATTTTGAAGAAGCCGCAGATGTTTATGTTATAAACACTTGTTCTGTTACCGATAATGCAGATAAACGCTTTAAAAGCATTGTAAAAAATGCCTTAAAGAAAAATGATGATGCTTTTTTAATTGCCGTTGGTTGTTATGCTCAATTAAAACCAGAAGAATTAGCTGCTGTAGATGGTGTAGATTTAGTTTTAGGAGCCACAGAAAAATTTAATGTTACAAGTTATATAAATGATTTAACTAAAAATAATGTTGGCGAGGTGCACTCTTGCGAAATTTCTGATGCCGATTTTTATGTGGGTTCTTATTCTATTGGAGATAGAACTCGTGCTTTTTTAAAAGTACAAGATGGTTGCGATTATAAATGTACTTATTGTACAATACCTTTAGCACGTGGAATATCTAGAAGTGATACTTTAGAGAATGTAATTGAAAATGCCAAAGAAATTTCATCAAAAGGAATTAAAGAGATTGTTTTAACCGGTGTTAATATTGGTGATTACGGTAAAGGTGAGTTTGGCAATAAAAAACACGAACATACTTTTTTAGAATTGGTAAAAGAATTAGATAAAGTTGATGGCATCCATCGTTTGCGAATTTCATCTATAGAACCTAATTTATTAAAAGATGAAACAATTGAATTTGTATCTAAATCTACTTCTTTTGTTCCGCATTTTCACATTCCTTTACAATCTGGTAGTGATGCTTTATTAAAGAAAATGAAGCGCAGGTATTTAACTGATACGTATACAAATAGAGTTTCTAGAATTAAAGAAGTAATGCCTAATGCCTGTATTGGTGTAGATGTTATTGTTGGTTTTCCTGGTGAAACAGACGAGTTATTTTTAGAAACTTATAATTATTTAAACGAAATGAATATTTCGTATTTACATGTTTTTACCTACTCTGAAAGACCAAATACAGAAGCAGTTAATTTTGAAGGTGTTGTTCCAAAAAAAGTACGTGCAAAACGAAGTAAAATGTTACGTGGTTTGTCTGCAAAGAAAAGACGTTCTTTTTATGAAAGCCAAATAGGTAATACACTTACAGCATTATTTGAAAGTGAAAATAAAGAAGGTTTTATACACGGTTTTACAGAAAACTACGTTAAAGTTAAAACACCTTGGAATCCGAAATTAGTAAATACACTACATACGATTACTCTTACTAAAATTGATGAAGATGGATTGGTAAGATTTAATTTTGAAAAAAATAAAGTGACAGCATAAAATATAATATTGCTAAAAAAAAAAAAAAAGACATGAAAAAGATTGCTATATACTTGGTACCAGGTTTAGCAGCGGGTCCAGAAATATTTGAAAACCTAGAATTACCAAAAGATAAATACGAACTACATTACTTAGAATGGATAACACCAATTGCCCTAGAAGAAACAATTGCTAATTACGCCATGAGAATGAGCGAAGAAGTTAAGGCAGAAAACCCTGTTTTAATAGGTGTTTCTTTTGGGGGAATTATAGTACAAGAAATGAGTAAATATCTAAACACTAAAAAGGTTTTTATTATTTCTAGTGTAAAGCATCACGAAGAGCTTCCTAAAAGGTTTAGATTTGCAAAATTTACAAAAGCCTACAAATTATTTCCAACAAAAATTGTTTCTAATTTTGAAGATTATGCTCAATATTTTTTAGGAAAATCGTTAAAAAAGAGAGCCCATATTTATAAAAAATATCTTTCTGTTAGAACAAAACTTTACCTAAACTGGTCTAT
The nucleotide sequence above comes from Polaribacter butkevichii. Encoded proteins:
- a CDS encoding endonuclease/exonuclease/phosphatase family protein; the protein is MKNLSPIDKMLYIINSILAALLLLSYILQLISPATIPVFAVLSLFVPFLMIINLIFGVYWLIKLKKQFLLSISVLVIGYIFSTPFYKIYGNNSSFNNDLKVMSYNVKSFDLFHKKKESKTPDGYKFIASKAPDVLAVQEYYHSKKNKLNYPHKFIKYRPKSNKYGMAIYSKYKIINSGSLDLKSVGNNIIFADILKEKDTIRIYNVHLESLRIKPGEENFGQENSEKLIERISSSFKTQAEQTVQFLAHEKQWKGKKIVCGDFNNTSYSWVYHQISKNKKDAFIESGKGFGKSFNYWFPMRIDFILTDEDAIINKFSTFSEKYSDHFPVLAKINW
- a CDS encoding NAD(P)/FAD-dependent oxidoreductase gives rise to the protein MNKIEKTTVCIIGAGPSGTATSIQLSKLKIPHYIIDKSNFPRDKTCGDGLILYAYKAMKILGDDLFASFLKHPKFIHSKKITLHLNNRSKIEFKETDDRDMIISYAKRIDFDQFLVSHLSETYANQHFGSGVKEIRDEAEGVFIKLKNGKEILSKFVVGADGAKSIVASKLANNKIDKKHASTFVSAYFKDVIDLPIGNAAEVRMIYKKMLLFFYVFPLSDGQVNISLGGRADHIKKYGVNLVDEIQNIIKNHKKVKNKFKNATKIGNWRGWSIPFHFGNHKITGERFLLVGDAAGLANAFYKEGIGTGMMSGIIAAKNIERCLNKDGFSEASLKKYDEDLQKEFGRLLKFSHYALRAAKYKGFFLAMAGLLKKKIEQKVHRIIKKRSY
- a CDS encoding GNAT family N-acetyltransferase, encoding MIFRTERLIVRKLFLSDLKLFHKMQSNPNVMKFAKGDIKTLEEHFKELKELICKYKQPNNDFWIYAIEQKKDQKFIGTVALVKDNLDDEIGYRFLEKYWNLGFGSEICKGLISYCKHLKKTEIIAYVVDENLASAKILEKNNFVIVDKLKNDKNQAETKYRLKL
- the mtaB gene encoding tRNA (N(6)-L-threonylcarbamoyladenosine(37)-C(2))-methylthiotransferase MtaB — protein: MNAEKKVAFYTLGCKLNFSETSTIARNFVSEGFKRVDFEEAADVYVINTCSVTDNADKRFKSIVKNALKKNDDAFLIAVGCYAQLKPEELAAVDGVDLVLGATEKFNVTSYINDLTKNNVGEVHSCEISDADFYVGSYSIGDRTRAFLKVQDGCDYKCTYCTIPLARGISRSDTLENVIENAKEISSKGIKEIVLTGVNIGDYGKGEFGNKKHEHTFLELVKELDKVDGIHRLRISSIEPNLLKDETIEFVSKSTSFVPHFHIPLQSGSDALLKKMKRRYLTDTYTNRVSRIKEVMPNACIGVDVIVGFPGETDELFLETYNYLNEMNISYLHVFTYSERPNTEAVNFEGVVPKKVRAKRSKMLRGLSAKKRRSFYESQIGNTLTALFESENKEGFIHGFTENYVKVKTPWNPKLVNTLHTITLTKIDEDGLVRFNFEKNKVTA
- a CDS encoding alpha/beta hydrolase — protein: MKKIAIYLVPGLAAGPEIFENLELPKDKYELHYLEWITPIALEETIANYAMRMSEEVKAENPVLIGVSFGGIIVQEMSKYLNTKKVFIISSVKHHEELPKRFRFAKFTKAYKLFPTKIVSNFEDYAQYFLGKSLKKRAHIYKKYLSVRTKLYLNWSIGTIIKWEQTEQNPNITHIHGTDDHVFPIKNINNCIKIEGGSHVMIITKAKKLSKIIDEALTC